A part of Aquibium oceanicum genomic DNA contains:
- a CDS encoding Acg family FMN-binding oxidoreductase codes for MASYTALTEEIREPLAADADLMECVRFATLAANSHNTQPWRFDLSANKVAILPDLARRTPAVDPDDHHLHASLGCAAENLLIAARACGLHGAVEARADGAVAIAFDAGRPEATDLFAAIPKRQCTRSDYSGRAVTGSDLALLEQAAAGDGIRLVFLLEKPRIENVLEYVLSANTAQMDDDAFMSELKHWLRFNEAQALAARDGLFSACSGNPTLPGWLVPLVFPFAFTTSAENDRYAAQIRSSSGIAVFISARDDRAHWIEAGRSFQRFALKATALGIAHAFVNQPVEVPASRSEFASWLGLGAEERPDFIVRFGYAPPLPMSLRRDVRDILV; via the coding sequence ATGGCAAGCTATACAGCCCTCACCGAGGAAATCCGCGAACCGCTCGCCGCCGATGCGGATCTGATGGAATGCGTTCGATTTGCAACACTCGCAGCCAACAGCCACAACACGCAGCCCTGGCGGTTCGACCTCTCCGCGAACAAGGTCGCGATCCTGCCCGACCTGGCCCGGCGCACGCCGGCAGTCGATCCCGACGACCACCACCTCCATGCGAGCCTCGGCTGCGCCGCCGAGAATCTTCTCATCGCGGCCCGGGCGTGCGGGTTGCACGGCGCAGTCGAAGCGCGGGCTGACGGTGCGGTCGCGATTGCCTTTGACGCCGGCCGGCCCGAGGCAACGGATCTCTTCGCCGCGATCCCGAAGCGGCAGTGCACCCGCTCGGACTATTCCGGCCGGGCGGTGACGGGATCCGACCTCGCCCTGCTCGAGCAGGCCGCGGCGGGAGACGGAATCCGCCTCGTCTTCCTGCTGGAAAAGCCTCGGATCGAAAACGTCCTGGAGTACGTCCTTTCGGCGAACACGGCGCAGATGGACGACGACGCCTTCATGAGCGAACTGAAGCACTGGCTGCGTTTCAACGAGGCCCAGGCGCTCGCCGCCCGCGACGGCCTGTTCTCCGCCTGCTCGGGCAACCCGACACTGCCCGGCTGGCTGGTCCCGCTGGTCTTTCCCTTCGCCTTTACCACGAGCGCCGAGAACGACCGATATGCGGCGCAGATCCGCTCGTCCTCCGGCATCGCCGTCTTCATCTCCGCCAGGGACGACCGCGCCCACTGGATCGAGGCGGGCCGGAGCTTCCAGCGCTTTGCCCTGAAAGCCACCGCTCTCGGCATCGCCCACGCCTTCGTCAACCAGCCCGTGGAGGTCCCAGCGAGCCGCTCCGAGTTTGCAAGTTGGCTTGGTCTGGGCGCTGAGGAGCGGCCGGACTTCATCGTCCGCTTCGGCTACGCTCCACCATTGCCGATGTCCCTGCGCCGCGACGTGAGGGACATTCTGGTCTGA
- a CDS encoding LysR family transcriptional regulator — MAYLDNVAVFVRVVELGNLSAAGRDMRISPAVASNRIKELEKHLGVRLFNRTTRQLMPTEQGRVFYDGARKVLEAVADAEAAVSALSGQPRGTIRVTAPLGLGRRMIASGIPEFRARYPDIEVRLRLSDHEVDIMKEGIDVAFRLGLLEDSSLRMRGVMDCERVLVAAPRYLEEHGEPETPEDLLKHDCLMLRYPGAREHFWTLQTPSGPRKLDVRGPYDSDDGDVLTGWAIAGHGIVLKPRFEVEPFIRDLRLKVILPDVPPQPVQLAAVYPHRQYQDTKVRLLLDFMADRCQRMIRDILAGR; from the coding sequence ATGGCCTACCTCGACAACGTCGCCGTTTTCGTACGCGTGGTGGAACTGGGAAACCTCTCCGCGGCCGGTCGCGACATGCGCATTTCGCCGGCCGTTGCGTCGAACCGCATCAAGGAGCTGGAAAAGCATCTGGGCGTCCGGCTCTTCAACCGCACGACGCGGCAGCTGATGCCGACCGAGCAGGGCCGCGTCTTCTACGACGGCGCCCGCAAGGTGCTGGAGGCGGTGGCCGATGCGGAAGCCGCGGTCAGCGCCCTGTCGGGCCAGCCGCGCGGCACCATCCGCGTCACCGCCCCGCTCGGGCTCGGGCGGAGAATGATCGCCTCGGGCATTCCCGAATTCCGAGCCCGCTATCCCGACATCGAGGTGCGGCTCAGGCTCTCCGACCACGAGGTCGACATCATGAAGGAAGGCATCGACGTTGCCTTCCGTCTCGGCCTGCTCGAGGATTCCAGTCTCAGGATGCGCGGCGTCATGGATTGCGAGCGCGTGCTGGTCGCCGCTCCGCGCTATCTGGAGGAACACGGGGAGCCGGAAACGCCCGAGGACCTGCTGAAGCACGACTGCCTGATGCTGCGCTATCCCGGTGCGCGCGAACACTTCTGGACGCTCCAGACTCCCTCCGGCCCGCGTAAGCTCGACGTGCGCGGCCCCTACGATTCCGACGACGGCGACGTGTTGACCGGCTGGGCCATCGCCGGCCACGGCATCGTCCTCAAGCCGCGTTTCGAGGTCGAACCCTTCATCCGCGACCTGCGACTGAAGGTGATCCTGCCCGATGTTCCGCCGCAGCCGGTGCAACTCGCCGCCGTCTACCCGCACCGGCAGTACCAGGACACCAAGGTGCGGCTGCTGCTCGACTTCATGGCCGACCGCTGCCAGCGCATGATCCGCGACATCCTGGCGGGCCGCTGA
- a CDS encoding urate hydroxylase PuuD: MNDFALFWEWLSFGMRWLHVVTAIAWIGSSFYFVALDLGLHKRPGLPEGAYGEEWQVHGGGFYHVQKYLVAPAHMPEHLTWFKWEAYTTWMTGFAMLAIVYYAGAELFLIDPNVLDVSAPVAIGISIASLAVGWIVYDLLCRSPLGMNDTRLMLVLFVVLVFMSWGYTQLFTGRAALLHLGAFTATIMSANVFMIIIPNQKVVVADLIAGRKPDPKYGRIAKTRSLHNNYLTLPVLFLMLSNHYPLAFATQFNWVIAVLVFLMGVVIRHYFNTVHARKGNPTWTWLIAAILFVVIMWLSTVPKVLTGEDRAAAGAEPFLASAHFEAVRDTVMGRCSMCHAAEPAWEGIHMAPKSVRLDTDETIAAHAREIYLQAGRSHAMPPGNLTGVTPDERALIVAWFEEARGN, translated from the coding sequence ATGAACGATTTCGCGCTTTTCTGGGAGTGGCTGAGCTTCGGCATGCGCTGGCTGCACGTCGTCACGGCCATCGCGTGGATCGGCTCGTCCTTCTATTTCGTCGCGCTCGACCTGGGGCTGCACAAACGCCCCGGACTGCCCGAAGGCGCATACGGCGAGGAATGGCAGGTCCACGGCGGCGGTTTCTACCACGTGCAGAAATATCTTGTCGCACCGGCACACATGCCGGAGCATCTCACATGGTTCAAATGGGAGGCCTATACGACCTGGATGACCGGCTTCGCCATGCTGGCCATCGTCTACTATGCCGGCGCGGAGCTTTTCCTGATCGACCCGAACGTGCTCGACGTTTCCGCGCCCGTGGCGATCGGCATCTCCATCGCCTCGCTCGCCGTCGGCTGGATCGTCTACGACCTGTTGTGCCGGTCGCCGCTCGGCATGAACGACACGCGGCTAATGCTCGTGCTTTTCGTGGTGCTCGTTTTCATGTCGTGGGGCTACACACAGCTCTTCACCGGCCGTGCCGCGCTGCTGCATCTCGGCGCCTTCACGGCGACGATCATGTCGGCCAACGTCTTCATGATCATCATCCCGAACCAGAAGGTCGTCGTCGCCGACCTGATCGCGGGGCGCAAGCCCGACCCGAAATATGGCCGCATCGCCAAGACGCGCTCGCTGCACAACAACTACCTGACGCTGCCGGTGCTGTTCCTGATGCTGTCGAACCACTACCCGCTGGCTTTCGCCACCCAGTTCAACTGGGTGATCGCGGTGCTGGTGTTCCTGATGGGGGTGGTGATCCGGCACTATTTCAACACCGTGCATGCGCGCAAGGGAAACCCGACCTGGACTTGGCTCATCGCGGCGATCCTGTTCGTCGTGATCATGTGGCTCTCGACCGTGCCGAAGGTGCTGACCGGCGAGGATCGCGCTGCGGCCGGTGCCGAACCGTTCCTCGCCTCGGCGCATTTCGAAGCCGTGCGCGACACGGTGATGGGGCGCTGCTCCATGTGCCACGCCGCCGAGCCCGCCTGGGAAGGCATCCACATGGCGCCGAAGAGCGTGCGGCTCGACACGGACGAGACAATCGCCGCCCACGCGCGCGAGATCTACCTGCAGGCTGGCCGCAGCCACGCCATGCCTCCGGGAAATCTCACCGGCGTGACGCCAGACGAGCGGGCCCTGATCGTGGCGTGGTTCGAGGAGGCGCGGGGGAATTGA
- the xdhC gene encoding xanthine dehydrogenase accessory protein XdhC, translated as MPASSPNLRAFLDANPLVARVEVTDAKGSTPREAGTWMLVAPAAIFGTVGGGQLEFMAIDKAREMLAPESPPASAPSPEENKDRRSGAGPAAPLIRPFGAPTPRERGEGGAGALLDIPLGPEIGQCCGGRVGLAISVVDDGVRAVLMAETEAEDARLPAVYVFGGGHVGHALAQTLALLPVRATIVETRADAILDFPLDIETRLTAVPEEIVREAPAGSAFVVLTHDHALDFLIVAEALRRTDTAYVGMIGSATKKATFKSWYLKNAGGSEDAFARLVCPIGGDAVRDKRPAVIAALAAAEILAALATA; from the coding sequence ATGCCGGCTTCCTCGCCAAACCTCCGTGCCTTCCTTGACGCGAACCCGCTCGTCGCCCGGGTCGAAGTGACCGATGCGAAGGGATCGACGCCGCGCGAGGCGGGCACGTGGATGCTCGTGGCTCCCGCTGCGATCTTCGGAACGGTCGGTGGGGGGCAGCTCGAATTCATGGCGATCGACAAGGCGCGGGAGATGCTGGCGCCGGAATCGCCGCCTGCCTCCGCTCCCTCTCCGGAAGAGAACAAGGATCGACGCAGCGGAGCAGGGCCGGCAGCGCCCCTCATCCGCCCCTTCGGGGCACCTACTCCCCGTGAACGGGGAGAAGGGGGGGCTGGCGCCCTGCTCGACATTCCGCTCGGCCCGGAAATCGGCCAGTGCTGCGGCGGGCGCGTGGGGCTGGCGATCTCCGTCGTGGACGACGGGGTCCGGGCAGTGCTGATGGCCGAGACGGAAGCTGAGGATGCACGGCTGCCCGCCGTCTACGTCTTCGGCGGCGGGCATGTTGGGCATGCGCTCGCGCAGACGCTGGCGCTGCTGCCGGTGCGGGCGACAATCGTTGAGACGCGCGCGGACGCCATCCTGGATTTCCCCCTCGACATCGAGACGCGGCTGACGGCGGTGCCGGAAGAGATCGTGCGCGAGGCGCCGGCCGGCTCGGCCTTCGTGGTGCTCACGCACGACCATGCGCTCGATTTCCTCATCGTCGCCGAGGCGTTGCGGCGAACCGACACCGCCTATGTCGGGATGATCGGCTCGGCGACCAAGAAGGCGACATTCAAGAGCTGGTACCTGAAGAACGCCGGCGGCAGCGAAGACGCATTCGCGCGTCTGGTCTGCCCGATCGGGGGCGACGCCGTGCGCGACAAGCGGCCGGCGGTGATCGCGGCACTCGCGGCGGCGGAGATCCTGGCGGCGCTGGCGACGGCCTGA
- the guaD gene encoding guanine deaminase produces MTSLLIRGRALSFHREPASFDDLASFLYEEDGAVLVRDGRIAAVGDFATVRGEPGAEVEIADHRPHLVLPGFIDAHVHFPQMQVIASYGAELLDWLNDYTFPEESKFADAQHGRRIARLFLDEAIRQGTTTVSAYCSVHKASAEAFFEESHARNMLNIAGKVMMDRNAPEALTDTPQKGYDDTKALIAEWHGRGRQLYAITPRFAITSTPEQMEMAGALAAEHPDCHVQTHLSENHAEIRWAEELYPQAKDYTDIYARYGLLGAKSLFGHCIHLSEREADAMSDSGSVAVFCPTSNLFLGSGLFDYHRYRRRGKPLRVASATDVGGGTNYSMLRTMDEAYKVIALQGEKLNPLQSFWQLTRGNAEALSIADRAGTLEVGTDADIVVLDASATPAMKVRMETVTTLAQELFLLQTLGDDRAVREVYVAGKAGKGRD; encoded by the coding sequence ATGACCTCGCTTCTCATCCGCGGACGCGCACTCTCGTTCCACCGCGAACCGGCGTCTTTCGACGACCTCGCCTCGTTCCTCTACGAGGAGGACGGGGCGGTGCTGGTGCGCGACGGCAGGATCGCGGCGGTCGGAGACTTCGCGACGGTGCGCGGCGAGCCCGGCGCGGAAGTGGAGATCGCCGACCACCGGCCGCATCTGGTCCTGCCGGGCTTCATCGACGCCCATGTCCATTTCCCGCAGATGCAGGTGATCGCCTCCTACGGCGCCGAACTGCTCGACTGGCTGAACGACTACACCTTTCCCGAGGAGTCGAAATTCGCCGACGCGCAGCACGGGCGGCGGATCGCGCGGCTGTTCCTCGACGAGGCGATCCGCCAGGGCACCACCACGGTCTCCGCCTACTGCTCGGTGCACAAAGCCTCGGCAGAAGCCTTCTTCGAGGAGAGCCACGCCCGCAACATGCTCAACATCGCCGGCAAGGTGATGATGGACCGCAACGCGCCCGAGGCGCTCACCGACACGCCGCAGAAGGGCTACGACGACACCAAGGCGCTGATCGCCGAGTGGCACGGCAGGGGCCGGCAGCTCTATGCCATCACGCCGCGCTTTGCGATCACCTCGACGCCCGAGCAAATGGAGATGGCCGGCGCGCTGGCCGCCGAGCATCCCGACTGCCACGTGCAGACGCACCTTTCGGAAAACCATGCCGAGATCCGCTGGGCGGAGGAGCTCTACCCACAGGCGAAGGACTATACCGACATCTATGCGCGATACGGGCTTTTGGGCGCCAAGAGCCTGTTCGGCCACTGCATTCATCTGTCCGAGCGCGAGGCGGACGCGATGTCGGATAGCGGCTCGGTCGCGGTGTTCTGCCCGACTTCGAACCTCTTCCTCGGCTCGGGCCTGTTCGACTATCACCGCTACCGGCGGCGCGGGAAGCCGCTCCGGGTCGCCTCGGCCACCGACGTCGGCGGCGGCACGAACTATTCCATGCTGCGCACCATGGACGAGGCCTACAAGGTGATCGCGCTGCAGGGCGAAAAGCTGAACCCGCTGCAAAGCTTCTGGCAGCTGACGCGCGGCAACGCCGAGGCTTTGTCGATCGCCGATCGGGCCGGCACGCTGGAGGTCGGGACCGACGCCGACATCGTCGTGCTCGATGCTTCCGCCACGCCGGCAATGAAGGTGCGAATGGAGACGGTGACGACGCTGGCGCAGGAGCTTTTCCTGCTGCAGACGCTGGGGGACGATCGCGCAGTGAGGGAGGTGTATGTGGCGGGGAAGGCGGGGAAGGGTCGTGACTGA